Genomic DNA from uncultured Methanospirillum sp.:
ACTTCGTATCCCTCAGGAACTTCCCTGGCCAGGCGGTTCATGATCGCATGCATCATAGCGGTTGCAGCAGGAGTGAGCGTTCCCGGGCTGCCACCGAATACAGCTTCTCCATAGTTACCGGTGACATGGACTGTGAGCACCGATCGCGGCTCTTTACTTGCGTGGCGGGAGAGAAAGATGATAATATCTGCATCGGTGGAGAACGATGGTCCATCCAGATATATCAGTCGTTCATCAAACTGTCTGTGCTGGTACCTTCCCTGAAACTGGGGATTCCCGGCAAGCAGCCGCCAGACCTCCTCGTGAATCAGACTTCCTGCCTGATCGGCAAGAGAACTTACAAGTAGAATCTGATATTGTTTTTTCCCGTTCTTCATCAGCGTATCAATCCTGGGATAGGGAGATCCACAATTTTCTTCACGCTATGTACGCAGTATATACACATGAACACTGAGGAGATCAGATCCATTCTGGAGAAAGAAGGTATAACAAAAGAACTCCCCTGTGGCAGGGCATTTGAGATCTCTGAGAAGTACGGTGTCTCAAAATCTGACATTGCAAAATTCTGCAACGAGCAGAATATTAAGATCCGCGCCTGCCAGCTCGGCTGTTTCTGATTGAAGAATTTATCAGAACAGGGGCTGTCAGCCCCTCATCTATGATTACAGGCAAAGATGTCGGACTCAGTATCAGACATACCAACCATATCGCTGATGATGAGTCAGTACTTTGATGTATACAGGATATATTAGGAGGATAAGGGGTCCGGGATTATCAGGCATGTGACAACCGACCGGCCATATCAAATAATTATTTCCAGGTTACCTTCACAGTATTGCGCTTTGGTACTCTTCTGAACCTGTACTTTGGATATCCCACCATCATAGCATAATGCGGGACATGCCCGTCCGGGATACCGATGCTCTTCCTGATCTCGGTAGATGACCTGAGAGCTCCCTGTACAATTCCAGCCCAGCATGTGCCAAGTCCGAATGTTGGTGCGATGAGATCAAGGTGTGTCATAGCGATCATGGCATCAACGAATCCGATGGGATTTTCTGCCGGGCTGTGTGCGATAACCACGTGCGGGGCACTATGACAAATTTTGTCAAGCCCATGTTCATACGCACTGACAAAGATAGGCAGGATCGGTGCGAGAACTTCTTCCGGATGTGTACTGATAATCTCGCGGGCCCACTCGATCACTTTTGCAACCAATGTTGCAACTTCATCAGGATCATATATGACCAGCCACTGTACAGACTGACCATTCATCCCGGTCGGAGCATACCTGATGATATCAAATATCTGTTCAAATGTCTCTTTTGGGACCAGGTCCTTCCGGTAATCGCGGATTGATCTACGGGTTGTGATGAGCCGTGCCATCTCTCCGGAGGTCGGGATCCGATCACCGGAGAAATCAGGAACCGGCCCTGCATTTTCATACGACACCGTGATCGCCCCTTCAGGGCAGATTGCCTCACACAGACCACATCTGCCGCAGAACTCTTCAGTTCCTGGTTTAACTAGTATCTTTCCGTCTGACCCGATGTCGAGGATACCGTAGGCACATACGCCGGCACAGATAGCACATCCGGAGCAGGATTCAGAATTAATCAGAATATTTGTCATGTTTATCTTTCAAAAATTTAACCAGTTCAGGGGATCAGATCGATACCTGCCTGCCAGGCCTGTCTCATGAGTTCAGGATACTCGGTAGCCATCGGCTTATTACCGGTATCCAGGTCGACGCCGATAACCCGGTTTTTTGTTGAGAAACCGATCAGACCGAGGGCAAATTCAAAGGCATTCATGGCACCGGTAAAGTAGGAGGCATCAGGCTGGTTCTGTGTATAGATACAGGTGAGCGGGATCTTCCGTGGCAGAAGGCTGCCAAGATCCATTGTCAGGTACGGGAAGAGACGATCGAGCCAGAGTTTGGTTTGAGCAGTAACACCACCGAAGTAGATCGGTGTTGCCACGATGGCACCGTCAGCACCATTGATGAGCTTGTAGATCCGCTGCATATCATCCTGGAGTGGGCATTCATTGGTAACCTCCTGTTTGCAGGCATAACAGGCCTGGCACCCGGCGATAGAGAGATCATTAAGCATGATAACTTCGGTTGATATTCCCTTGCTGTAGAGTGCTTTCTCTGCCTCCTGTGCAAGAATGAGGGTGTTCCCCTTACGAGGGCTCCCGATAAAAATGGGGACAGAAACCATTTTATCGCCGTTTTGAGAGGGGAGTCCCTCCCACACCGATAGCATCGGCCGGGTATTCTTTCACCATTACGACAAAACTCTCTTCATGTATCTTTGTGATCGCTGCAGCTGTTTCAGTGAGCGATCTGATCAGTTCTTCTTTCAGTTCGGTTGTAAGTGGTGCAATTTCGACCGAGATCACTGGCATGGCGTCACCTCAGTACAGAATGAGATACTATTCCCGACAGCCTTGGAAGATAGCATTCTCTTACATTTGTCTGAAACGCTGTTTCTTGTCATAGAATTCAACTATACAATATGTAGTGACTATATTAATACACTGCAGATACGATACGTATAGTTAGTATCAATCAAATGCTATGAATCAGAAAGAAAATGAGTACCACTGCCCTGTTGAAGCTGCCCTTGTGGTAATTGGTGGAAAATGGAAGGCACTTATCATTTGGCAACTTAAATCAGGAACGTTACGTTTTACAGAGATTATGGAGCGTCTCCCTATGGTCACCCCAAGAATGATGACCAAGCAGCTTCGGGAACTTGAAGAGGATGCTGTGATCACCAGGACCATATATCCTGAAGTCCCTCCACGCGTTGAATATGCCCTGACTCCTCTTGGGAGTTCAGTGGTGCCAGTCCTTGAATCACTCTGTGCCTGGGGTGCAGAATATCTTACCAGCCACGGGTGCCCAATCCCGAAGAAGAACTGCAAAAGTCAGGTACGTGTGGACGAACCTGAAGAGCAGGATCCAGTTCAGGACGACCCCTGAACATACCGTCGTGTATAAGGACAGGCCGCAATGCAGATCCCACATACCTGGGCACTCACGAGGCTGGTCGTTTGTGCCTCTTCACAATGAAGAAAACAGGCGTCTGCATCCCAGAACTGATCACGGTGAAGAACAGGTTCCCAGTTTT
This window encodes:
- a CDS encoding helix-turn-helix domain-containing protein translates to MNQKENEYHCPVEAALVVIGGKWKALIIWQLKSGTLRFTEIMERLPMVTPRMMTKQLRELEEDAVITRTIYPEVPPRVEYALTPLGSSVVPVLESLCAWGAEYLTSHGCPIPKKNCKSQVRVDEPEEQDPVQDDP
- a CDS encoding nitroreductase family protein, with product MTNILINSESCSGCAICAGVCAYGILDIGSDGKILVKPGTEEFCGRCGLCEAICPEGAITVSYENAGPVPDFSGDRIPTSGEMARLITTRRSIRDYRKDLVPKETFEQIFDIIRYAPTGMNGQSVQWLVIYDPDEVATLVAKVIEWAREIISTHPEEVLAPILPIFVSAYEHGLDKICHSAPHVVIAHSPAENPIGFVDAMIAMTHLDLIAPTFGLGTCWAGIVQGALRSSTEIRKSIGIPDGHVPHYAMMVGYPKYRFRRVPKRNTVKVTWK
- a CDS encoding flavodoxin family protein: MVSVPIFIGSPRKGNTLILAQEAEKALYSKGISTEVIMLNDLSIAGCQACYACKQEVTNECPLQDDMQRIYKLINGADGAIVATPIYFGGVTAQTKLWLDRLFPYLTMDLGSLLPRKIPLTCIYTQNQPDASYFTGAMNAFEFALGLIGFSTKNRVIGVDLDTGNKPMATEYPELMRQAWQAGIDLIP
- the dmpI gene encoding 4-oxalocrotonate tautomerase DmpI, encoding MPVISVEIAPLTTELKEELIRSLTETAAAITKIHEESFVVMVKEYPADAIGVGGTPLSKRR